In one window of Drosophila ananassae strain 14024-0371.13 chromosome XR, ASM1763931v2, whole genome shotgun sequence DNA:
- the LOC6504380 gene encoding probable nuclear transport factor 2 isoform X1: MSLNPQYEDIGKGFVQQYYAIFDDPANRANVVNFYSATDSFMTFEGHQIQGAPKILEKVQSLSFQKITRVITTVDSQPTFDGGVLINVLGRLQCDEDPPHAFSQVFVLKANAGTFFVAHDIFRLNIHNSA, translated from the exons ATGTCTCTGAATCCGCAGTACGAGGATATTGGCAAGGGATTCGTCCAGCAATATTATGCCATTTTCGATGACCCGGCGAATCGGGCCAATGTTGTTAATTTCTACAGT gcGACAGACTCTTTCATGACCTTCGAAGGCCATCAGATTCAAGGTGCACCCAAGATCCTTGAGAAAGTACAG AGTCTGAGTTTCCAGAAGATCACCCGTGTCATAACCACAGTTGATTCTCAGCCCACCTTTGATGGCGGTGTTCTGATTAACGTTCTTGGTCGACTACAG tgcGACGAAGACCCGCCGCATGCGTTCTCCCAGGTATTCGTACTGAAGGCCAATGCTGGCACCTTCTTTGTGGCCCACGACATCTTCCGGCTGAACATCCACAACTCTGCATAA
- the LOC6504380 gene encoding probable nuclear transport factor 2 isoform X2, which translates to MSLNPQYEDIGKGFVQQYYAIFDDPANRANVVNFYSATDSFMTFEGHQIQGAPKILEKVQSLSFQKITRVITTVDSQPTFDGGVLINVLGRLQTDEDQPHAYIQTFVLKPVGGSFFVQHDIFRLSLHDV; encoded by the exons ATGTCTCTGAATCCGCAGTACGAGGATATTGGCAAGGGATTCGTCCAGCAATATTATGCCATTTTCGATGACCCGGCGAATCGGGCCAATGTTGTTAATTTCTACAGT gcGACAGACTCTTTCATGACCTTCGAAGGCCATCAGATTCAAGGTGCACCCAAGATCCTTGAGAAAGTACAG AGTCTGAGTTTCCAGAAGATCACCCGTGTCATAACCACAGTTGATTCTCAGCCCACCTTTGATGGCGGTGTTCTGATTAACGTTCTTGGTCGACTACAG ACGGACGAGGATCAGCCGCATGCCTACATACAGACCTTCGTTTTGAAGCCGGTTGGTGGCAGTTTTTTCGTGCAGCACGATATCTTTCGGCTATCGTTGCACGATGTGTAG
- the LOC6504529 gene encoding zinc finger protein 135 isoform X1 has translation MLSAAELARLCRICLRQLKDPQKPNSRLICLLKKFLDIDILHQDAGFPTDICNLCHNAVAYFEELHQVARETGEKLCEQLKDSQDYPRVKEEPLDTEADEQLAALKEEHDKLADNAVEENMERPAEPEQEQHERQDFRQEQPLPQHKQKRAGLACNECGKQVYKLPYLEAHIRSVHQGHSKPFLCRNCDKSFTRYEQLRSHQRNAHPQLQQQHLQELRELICELCNRQYSTKNALGEHLKRHAQHKEHVCEQCGVAKVTRTELLTHMRTHNPTWERFKCEQCPQLFRHKSAISRHVRVVHEGQRRFQCGYCEKRFGTHASQLRHERVHSKSSRATQQAGRGVSVEAEKAETVEESWPLVCIHCQEPCVTRQNLELHLRRHSGRKRQRQHYQEQDEGEEMPQKETEKKEPDAGEKKKNDEDPDWPSYEVEPKMEEEEEEEDEEEEEEEDEDVL, from the exons ATGTTATCCGCCGCCGAGTTGGCCCGGCTCTGCAGGATCTGCCTGCGTCAGCTCAAGGACCCCCAAAAGCCCAACTCCCGACTGATTTGTTTGCTAAAAAAGTTCCTGGACATCGACATCCTGCACCAGGACGCTGGCTTCCCCACCGACATTTGTAACTTGTGCCACAATGCCGTGGCCTATTTCGAGGAGCTGCACCAGGTGGCCAGGGAGACGGGCGAAAAGCTATGCGAGCAGCTAAAGGATAGCCAGGATTACCCCAGG GTGAAGGAGGAGCCGCTGGACACTGAGGCGGATGAACAACTTGCGGCCTTGAAGGAGGAACACGACAAGCTGGCCGATAATGCTGTGGAAGAAAATATGGAGAGACCAGCGGAGCCGGAGCAGGAACAGCATGAGAGACAGGACTTTCGGCAGGAGCAGCCCCTGCCGCAGCACAAGCAGAAGCGAGCCGGCCTGGCCTGCAACGAGTGCGGCAAGCAGGTCTACAAGCTGCCCTACCTGGAGGCTCACATCCGCAGCGTCCATCAGGGTCACTCCAAGCCGTTCCTGTGCCGCAACTGCGACAAGTCCTTCACCCGCTACGAGCAGTTGCGCTCCCATCAGCGCAACGCCCATCCccagctccagcagcagcatctcCAGGAGCTCCGCGAACTGATCTGCGAACTCTGCAACCGGCAGTACAGCACAAAGAATGCTCTCGGGGAGCATTTGAAGCGGCATGCCCAGCACAAGGAGCACGTCTGCGAGCAGTGCGGCGTGGCGAAGGTGACACGCACCGAACTGCTCACCCATATGCGCACCCACAACCCCACCTGGGAGCGCTTCAAGTGCGAGCAGTGTCCGCAGTTGTTCCGTCACAAGAGCGCCATATCCCGGCATGTTCGCGTCGTCCACGAGGGGCAGCGGCGTTTCCAGTGCGGTTACTGCGAGAAGCGGTTCGGCACTCATGCCTCCCAGTTGCGCCACGAGCGGGTGCACAGCAAGTCGTCACGTGCCACACAGCAAGCAGGCCGGGGTGTCTCTGTCGAGGCCGAGAAGGCTGAAACGGTTGAGGAATCCTGGCCATTAGTTTGCATCCACTGCCAGGAGCCATGCGTGACGCGTCAGAATCTGGAGTTGCATTTGCGCCGGCACAGTGGCAGGAAGCGGCAGAGGCAGCACTACCAGGAGCAGGATGAGGGCGAGGAGATGCCGCAGAAGGAGACTGAAAAGAAGGAGCCGGATGCTggagaaaagaagaaaaacgaCGAAGATCCTGACTGGCCAAGCTATGAGGTGGAGCCCAaaatggaggaggaggaagaggaagaggatgaggaggaggaggaggaggaggacgaggatGTCTTATGA
- the LOC6504529 gene encoding zinc finger protein 135 isoform X2, producing the protein MERPAEPEQEQHERQDFRQEQPLPQHKQKRAGLACNECGKQVYKLPYLEAHIRSVHQGHSKPFLCRNCDKSFTRYEQLRSHQRNAHPQLQQQHLQELRELICELCNRQYSTKNALGEHLKRHAQHKEHVCEQCGVAKVTRTELLTHMRTHNPTWERFKCEQCPQLFRHKSAISRHVRVVHEGQRRFQCGYCEKRFGTHASQLRHERVHSKSSRATQQAGRGVSVEAEKAETVEESWPLVCIHCQEPCVTRQNLELHLRRHSGRKRQRQHYQEQDEGEEMPQKETEKKEPDAGEKKKNDEDPDWPSYEVEPKMEEEEEEEDEEEEEEEDEDVL; encoded by the coding sequence ATGGAGAGACCAGCGGAGCCGGAGCAGGAACAGCATGAGAGACAGGACTTTCGGCAGGAGCAGCCCCTGCCGCAGCACAAGCAGAAGCGAGCCGGCCTGGCCTGCAACGAGTGCGGCAAGCAGGTCTACAAGCTGCCCTACCTGGAGGCTCACATCCGCAGCGTCCATCAGGGTCACTCCAAGCCGTTCCTGTGCCGCAACTGCGACAAGTCCTTCACCCGCTACGAGCAGTTGCGCTCCCATCAGCGCAACGCCCATCCccagctccagcagcagcatctcCAGGAGCTCCGCGAACTGATCTGCGAACTCTGCAACCGGCAGTACAGCACAAAGAATGCTCTCGGGGAGCATTTGAAGCGGCATGCCCAGCACAAGGAGCACGTCTGCGAGCAGTGCGGCGTGGCGAAGGTGACACGCACCGAACTGCTCACCCATATGCGCACCCACAACCCCACCTGGGAGCGCTTCAAGTGCGAGCAGTGTCCGCAGTTGTTCCGTCACAAGAGCGCCATATCCCGGCATGTTCGCGTCGTCCACGAGGGGCAGCGGCGTTTCCAGTGCGGTTACTGCGAGAAGCGGTTCGGCACTCATGCCTCCCAGTTGCGCCACGAGCGGGTGCACAGCAAGTCGTCACGTGCCACACAGCAAGCAGGCCGGGGTGTCTCTGTCGAGGCCGAGAAGGCTGAAACGGTTGAGGAATCCTGGCCATTAGTTTGCATCCACTGCCAGGAGCCATGCGTGACGCGTCAGAATCTGGAGTTGCATTTGCGCCGGCACAGTGGCAGGAAGCGGCAGAGGCAGCACTACCAGGAGCAGGATGAGGGCGAGGAGATGCCGCAGAAGGAGACTGAAAAGAAGGAGCCGGATGCTggagaaaagaagaaaaacgaCGAAGATCCTGACTGGCCAAGCTATGAGGTGGAGCCCAaaatggaggaggaggaagaggaagaggatgaggaggaggaggaggaggaggacgaggatGTCTTATGA
- the LOC6504530 gene encoding glyoxalase domain-containing protein 4, whose amino-acid sequence MTAVPGRALHYVFKIGDRAKNAFFFRQILGMKVLRHEEFKEGCDAECNGPYDNRWSKTMIGYGPEDSHFVIELTYNYGVTSYDMGNDFGGVTIHSKDILSRAAQHSYPVGQTEGKQGSLLTSPDGYKFYIIDQSPAGSDPVQSVELNVSSLQTSKKYWQNLLQMQLLEEKDKSLRLSYGSKQASLVITEISDPLDRAKAYGRIAFAIPAANQPPLYEAVKAAGTTVLKPLITLDTPDKASVTVLILADPDGHEICFVDEEGFGELSKVEVDGDSRLDLNIRKDPFQPK is encoded by the exons ATGACAGCCGTACCGGGACGAGCCTTGCATTATGTTTTTAAGATCGGAGATCGGGCGAAGAACGCCTTCTTCTTCCGCCAAATTCTGGGCATGAAG GTTCTGCGGCATGAGGAGTTCAAGGAAGGCTGTGACGCGGAATGCAATGG GCCCTATGATAATCGCTGGAGCAAAACCATGATCGGCTATGGCCCGGAGGATTCCCATTTTGTGATCGAACTGACCTATAATTATGGAGTTACGAGCTACGATATGG gcAATGATTTTGGTGGCGTTACCATCCACTCCAAGGACATCCTGTCCCGTGCCGCCCAGCACTCGTATCCCGTCGGGCAAACCGAGGGCAAACAAGGCAGTCTTTTGACTTCTCCCGATGGCTATAAGTTCTACATCATCGACCAGTCCCCAGCTGGCTCCGATCCTGTTCAGTCCGTGGAACTGAATGTCAGTAGTTTGCAGACCTCGAAGAAATACTGGCAGAATCTCCTCCAGATGCAGCTGCTCGAGGAGAAGGACAAGAGCCTGCGTTTGAGTTACGGCAGCAAGCAGGCATCGTTGGTGATCACAGAAATCTCGGATCCCCTGGACAGGGCCAAGGCCTATGGGCGGATTGCTTTTGCCATTCCGGCGGCCAATCAACCGCCACTCTATGAGGCTGTCAAGGCGGCCGGCACCACGGTATTGAAGCCATTGATTACCCTGGACACACCGGACAAGGCCTCCGTTACGGTTCTCATCCTGGCCGATCCCGATGGTCATGAGATTTGTTTTGTGGACGAGGAGGGCTTTGGCGAACTGTCCAAGGTGGAGGTTGATGGCGATTCGCGTCTGGACCTCAACATTCGCAAGGATCCCTTCCAGCCGAAGTGA
- the LOC6504531 gene encoding uncharacterized protein LOC6504531 isoform X2 has translation MKVDAALSAPAGVLVKEQKPWELFDWPVEQQRGIHRSWGQYFSRARMNNAAQKYYDLCIENHSHIDPKALHMRSQFLRSVAMPEMALKDSRKACKYADRIPAFAMEEGDCLYDLNQFEDNKSILHDNIRKHLGTSMRPFEKRLAVVDENLQDSTGDSLVNFFMENSAQMPGFYEHKEAELLKLDTRPLWKILKERKECDVQSVIDQKEEMLSPLEIERRRRKTKIFYQNYLGRTWTDFIFIKTLRRNPNLLLNGAFGSSKERSDYLYRSFHRIKTFARMLHSRSPMYNEYFQRSPQMMAELREANLYRIQYQTRRNMLSILNTIRLLRKRNDIKKLRKFVEDVMGNYVVIKTSRVMPWKTEFMTEVYNHLGLSLCEDYRLPPHRVTPYDKNAMCHLLNIPVSKPLEHLEFVFGDRSTYAYAGPDKQTTDRMADHNSILQLEKRLFFARLPMERTYLLHELADRHMQVNHFVQCLSYAQKAIDEAKGCSSLVWQFLATMLMAKSHAVLHKYERQTEVLNSAYQLATELKSPQLCTFIELCRMLNKDYITLRKMSQLVTSKRLRSKISNRSSFFNTPQFSPDHRRAEEDMHV, from the exons ATGAAGGTAGATGCAGCACTATCGGCACCGGCCGGAGTCCTCGTGAAGGAACAGAAGCCATGGGAACTATTCGACTGGCCGGTGGAACAGCAAAGGGGCATCCATCGCAGTTGGGGTCAGTACTTTTCCAGAGCCCGGATGAACAATGCCGCCCAGAAGTACTACGATTTGTGCATCGAGAATCATTCGCATATCGATCCGAAGGCCTTGCATATGCGGAGTCAGTTCCTCAGATCGGTGGCCATGCCGGAGATGGCGCTCAAGGATAGCCGAAAGGCGTGCAAGTACGCGGATAGAATCCCAGCCTTTGCCATGGAGGAGGGCGATTGTCTCTACGATTTGAATCAGTTTGAGGACAACAAGTCCATACTCCACGATAACATCCGGAAGCATCTGGGAACTTCAATGAGACCATTCGAGAAACGCCTGGCGGTGGTGGATGAGAACCTGCAGGATAGCACCGGGGATAGTTTGGTCAACTTCTTCATGGAGAATTCCGCTCAGATGCCCGGCTTCTATGAGCACAAGGAGGCAGAGCTCTTGAAGCTCGACACCCGTCCATTGTGGAAGATCCTGAAGGAGCGGAAGGAGTGCGATGTCCAGAGCGTCATTGACCAGAAGGAGGAGATGCTGTCGCCCCTGGAGATAGAGCGAAGACGTCGAAAAACGAAGATCTTTTACCAGAACTACCTTGGCCGGACGTGGAcggattttattttcattaagACTCTGCGAAGGAATCCCAATCTCCTGTTGAATGGCGCCTTTGGCAGTTCCAAGGAGAGGAGCGATTACCTCTACAGGTCCTTCCATAGGATCAAGACCTTCGCCAGGATGCTCCACTCCAGGAGTCCCATGTACAACGAATACTTCCAGCGCAGTCCCCAGATGATGGCCGAGCTGAGGGAGGCCAACCTGTACAGGATCCAATACCAGACCAGGCGGAACATGCTCAGCATCCTCAACACGATACGATTGCTCAGGAAGCGAAACGATATCAAG AAACTGCGCAAATTCGTGGAGGACGTGATGGGGAACTATGTGGTGATCAAGACCAGCCGCGTGATGCCCTGGAAGACAGAGTTCATGACCGAGGTGTACAACCATTTGGGCTTGAGTCTCTGCGAGGATTATCGACTGCCGCCGCACCGAGTGACGCCCTACGACAAGAATGCGATGTGCCATCTACTGAACATTCCAGTGTCCAAGCCATTGGAGCACTTGGAGTTTGTTTTCGGAGATAGATCGACGTATGCGTATGCGGGGCCTGATAAGCAAACAACGGATAGAATGGCTGATCA CAATAGCATATTACAACTGGAAAAACGCCTCTTCTTCGCCCGCCTACCCATGGAAAGGACATACCTGCTCCACGAACTGGCCGATCGCCATATGCAGGTGAACCACTTCGTCCAGTGCCTGTCCTATGCCCAGAAAGCCATCGACGAAGCCAAAGGATGCAGCAGTCTGGTCTGGCAGTTTCTAGCCACAATGCTGATGGCCAAGTCCCATGCCGTCCTCCACAAGTACGAGCGACAGACGGAGGTCCTGAACTCCGCCTACCAACTGGCCACCGAACTGAAGTCCCCGCAACTGTGTACCTTTATCGAATTGTGTCGGATGCTGAACAAGGATTATATAACACTTAGGAAAATGTCCCAGCTGGTGACCAGCAAGCGACTGAGGTCGAAAATCTCAAATAGATCCAGTTTTTTCAATACACCACAATTTTCGCCGGACCATCGGCGGGCGGAGGAGGATATGCATGTCTGA
- the LOC6504531 gene encoding uncharacterized protein LOC6504531 isoform X1, which yields MKVDAALSAPAGVLVKEQKPWELFDWPVEQQRGIHRSWGQYFSRARMNNAAQKYYDLCIENHSHIDPKALHMRSQFLRSVAMPEMALKDSRKACKYADRIPAFAMEEGDCLYDLNQFEDNKSILHDNIRKHLGTSMRPFEKRLAVVDENLQDSTGDSLVNFFMENSAQMPGFYEHKEAELLKLDTRPLWKILKERKECDVQSVIDQKEEMLSPLEIERRRRKTKIFYQNYLGRTWTDFIFIKTLRRNPNLLLNGAFGSSKERSDYLYRSFHRIKTFARMLHSRSPMYNEYFQRSPQMMAELREANLYRIQYQTRRNMLSILNTIRLLRKRNDIKKLRKFVEDVMGNYVVIKTSRVMPWKTEFMTEVYNHLGLSLCEDYRLPPHRVTPYDKNAMCHLLNIPVSKPLEHLEFVFGDRSTYAYAGPDKQTTDRMADHSNSILQLEKRLFFARLPMERTYLLHELADRHMQVNHFVQCLSYAQKAIDEAKGCSSLVWQFLATMLMAKSHAVLHKYERQTEVLNSAYQLATELKSPQLCTFIELCRMLNKDYITLRKMSQLVTSKRLRSKISNRSSFFNTPQFSPDHRRAEEDMHV from the exons ATGAAGGTAGATGCAGCACTATCGGCACCGGCCGGAGTCCTCGTGAAGGAACAGAAGCCATGGGAACTATTCGACTGGCCGGTGGAACAGCAAAGGGGCATCCATCGCAGTTGGGGTCAGTACTTTTCCAGAGCCCGGATGAACAATGCCGCCCAGAAGTACTACGATTTGTGCATCGAGAATCATTCGCATATCGATCCGAAGGCCTTGCATATGCGGAGTCAGTTCCTCAGATCGGTGGCCATGCCGGAGATGGCGCTCAAGGATAGCCGAAAGGCGTGCAAGTACGCGGATAGAATCCCAGCCTTTGCCATGGAGGAGGGCGATTGTCTCTACGATTTGAATCAGTTTGAGGACAACAAGTCCATACTCCACGATAACATCCGGAAGCATCTGGGAACTTCAATGAGACCATTCGAGAAACGCCTGGCGGTGGTGGATGAGAACCTGCAGGATAGCACCGGGGATAGTTTGGTCAACTTCTTCATGGAGAATTCCGCTCAGATGCCCGGCTTCTATGAGCACAAGGAGGCAGAGCTCTTGAAGCTCGACACCCGTCCATTGTGGAAGATCCTGAAGGAGCGGAAGGAGTGCGATGTCCAGAGCGTCATTGACCAGAAGGAGGAGATGCTGTCGCCCCTGGAGATAGAGCGAAGACGTCGAAAAACGAAGATCTTTTACCAGAACTACCTTGGCCGGACGTGGAcggattttattttcattaagACTCTGCGAAGGAATCCCAATCTCCTGTTGAATGGCGCCTTTGGCAGTTCCAAGGAGAGGAGCGATTACCTCTACAGGTCCTTCCATAGGATCAAGACCTTCGCCAGGATGCTCCACTCCAGGAGTCCCATGTACAACGAATACTTCCAGCGCAGTCCCCAGATGATGGCCGAGCTGAGGGAGGCCAACCTGTACAGGATCCAATACCAGACCAGGCGGAACATGCTCAGCATCCTCAACACGATACGATTGCTCAGGAAGCGAAACGATATCAAG AAACTGCGCAAATTCGTGGAGGACGTGATGGGGAACTATGTGGTGATCAAGACCAGCCGCGTGATGCCCTGGAAGACAGAGTTCATGACCGAGGTGTACAACCATTTGGGCTTGAGTCTCTGCGAGGATTATCGACTGCCGCCGCACCGAGTGACGCCCTACGACAAGAATGCGATGTGCCATCTACTGAACATTCCAGTGTCCAAGCCATTGGAGCACTTGGAGTTTGTTTTCGGAGATAGATCGACGTATGCGTATGCGGGGCCTGATAAGCAAACAACGGATAGAATGGCTGATCA CAGCAATAGCATATTACAACTGGAAAAACGCCTCTTCTTCGCCCGCCTACCCATGGAAAGGACATACCTGCTCCACGAACTGGCCGATCGCCATATGCAGGTGAACCACTTCGTCCAGTGCCTGTCCTATGCCCAGAAAGCCATCGACGAAGCCAAAGGATGCAGCAGTCTGGTCTGGCAGTTTCTAGCCACAATGCTGATGGCCAAGTCCCATGCCGTCCTCCACAAGTACGAGCGACAGACGGAGGTCCTGAACTCCGCCTACCAACTGGCCACCGAACTGAAGTCCCCGCAACTGTGTACCTTTATCGAATTGTGTCGGATGCTGAACAAGGATTATATAACACTTAGGAAAATGTCCCAGCTGGTGACCAGCAAGCGACTGAGGTCGAAAATCTCAAATAGATCCAGTTTTTTCAATACACCACAATTTTCGCCGGACCATCGGCGGGCGGAGGAGGATATGCATGTCTGA